A stretch of Pseudomonas taetrolens DNA encodes these proteins:
- a CDS encoding ketoacyl-ACP synthase III: MIGIKSIASYVPASGVDNYAQGAKFSKDEEFILGKIGSAFLPRKDADQETSDLCVEAVNALFANNPQLNRESIDALIVVTQNGDAEGLPHTAAIVQDKLGLPTHVAAFDISLGCSGYVYGIYAMKGFMEAAGLKNGLLVTADPYSKIVDPEDRNTTMLFGDAATATWMGEDAPWQLGKAKFGTDGSGAPHLKVSDGVFFMNGRQVFNFALLKVPAHLNELLQESDLTSADIDAFCIHQGSAAIVDAVARRFEGEPEKFIKDMVETGNTVSSSIPLLLEKHVMDATWTRVALSGFGVGLSWGSAIIYRP, encoded by the coding sequence ATGATTGGCATTAAAAGCATCGCCAGTTACGTGCCAGCAAGCGGTGTAGACAACTACGCGCAAGGCGCGAAGTTCTCCAAGGACGAAGAATTCATTCTGGGCAAGATTGGCTCGGCATTCCTGCCGCGTAAAGATGCTGACCAGGAAACCTCGGACCTGTGTGTCGAAGCGGTTAACGCGCTGTTCGCCAACAATCCGCAGCTCAATCGCGAATCCATCGATGCGCTGATCGTTGTCACGCAAAACGGCGACGCCGAAGGCCTGCCGCACACGGCCGCCATCGTTCAGGACAAGCTCGGCCTGCCGACCCACGTCGCTGCGTTCGATATTTCCCTGGGGTGCTCGGGTTATGTCTACGGCATCTACGCGATGAAGGGCTTCATGGAAGCGGCCGGTCTGAAAAACGGCCTGCTGGTGACCGCTGACCCGTATTCGAAAATCGTCGATCCCGAAGACCGCAACACCACCATGCTCTTTGGCGATGCTGCTACTGCCACCTGGATGGGCGAAGATGCGCCCTGGCAGCTGGGCAAGGCCAAGTTCGGCACAGACGGTTCGGGTGCTCCGCACTTGAAAGTCAGCGATGGCGTGTTCTTCATGAATGGCCGTCAGGTGTTCAACTTCGCGCTGCTCAAAGTGCCGGCGCACTTGAATGAGCTGCTGCAAGAGTCCGACCTGACGTCTGCCGACATCGATGCTTTCTGCATCCATCAGGGCAGTGCGGCGATTGTCGATGCCGTGGCCCGTCGCTTTGAAGGCGAACCGGAGAAGTTCATCAAGGACATGGTCGAGACCGGTAACACCGTGTCTTCGAGCATTCCGCTGCTGCTGGAAAAGCACGTGATGGACGCCACCTGGACACGCGTAGCCCTCAGCGGTTTCGGCGTAGGCCTGTCGTGGGGCTCGGCGATTATCTATCGCCCTTAA
- a CDS encoding flagellar hook-associated protein 3 — MRISTSQFFESTSATYQNNFSSVIKTQQQIDSGVRIQTAADDPVGAARLLQLQQQKDMLGQYTANMNSIKSSLGSQEIVLDSINIALQKASELALRAGGAISDADRGAIANELGSIEDQVFGLLNSKDAAGNYMFSGSKTDTPPYTRNNDGTYSYQGDDTQLNLKISDTLSMASTDTAKSIMEGSVNTGRTQATLQPPSVNDGKVSVSAGLITSSPVFNQSFAQGQPYTLEFTSSTQYTLTDATGKDVTSQVPGNGVLDPDKAGGQSISLNGVSFDINLDLKDVPAAERDAAVAGRVFSLEARPDSFSASRTPSNDSTAQITGTTIDKVDAGAADAYRDSFPSNGAVIKFTSETEYEVYAQPLTASSKSIAAGSMNGDSLSAMGVTFSFSGARAAGDQFVVNRNNHQSQSALDTLSQLRQALVIPIDKDPQAQQAQRDAINSAIGNLKNASAGVDSARGSIGARLNAVDIQNEENISMGLANNSTTAAIGNTDLAGASIDLAFQKAMLEASQLAFVKISQLSLFNQL, encoded by the coding sequence ATGCGCATTTCCACGTCCCAGTTTTTTGAGTCGACCAGCGCCACTTACCAGAACAATTTCTCGTCGGTGATCAAGACCCAGCAACAGATCGACTCCGGCGTGCGGATCCAGACCGCGGCAGATGATCCGGTGGGCGCGGCCCGCTTGCTGCAATTGCAGCAGCAAAAAGACATGCTGGGCCAATACACGGCCAACATGAACAGCATCAAGTCGTCGCTGGGCAGCCAGGAAATCGTACTCGACAGCATCAACATTGCGCTGCAAAAGGCCAGTGAGCTGGCGCTGCGGGCCGGGGGCGCGATCAGCGACGCCGACCGCGGCGCGATCGCCAACGAGCTGGGCAGTATCGAAGACCAGGTCTTCGGCCTGCTCAACAGCAAGGACGCCGCGGGCAACTACATGTTCTCCGGCTCCAAAACCGACACCCCGCCCTATACCCGAAACAATGATGGCACTTACAGCTATCAGGGCGATGATACCCAGCTCAACCTCAAGATTTCGGACACCTTGTCCATGGCCAGCACCGACACGGCCAAAAGCATCATGGAAGGCTCGGTCAATACCGGGCGCACCCAGGCCACACTGCAGCCGCCATCGGTCAACGATGGCAAGGTCTCCGTGTCGGCGGGCCTGATTACCTCAAGCCCGGTGTTCAACCAGAGCTTTGCCCAAGGCCAGCCTTACACACTTGAATTCACCAGTAGCACCCAATACACGTTGACCGATGCCACGGGCAAGGATGTGACCTCGCAGGTACCGGGCAATGGCGTGCTGGATCCGGATAAAGCAGGCGGGCAGAGCATCAGTCTGAACGGGGTCTCGTTCGACATAAACCTTGATCTCAAGGATGTGCCGGCGGCAGAGCGGGATGCGGCAGTGGCCGGGCGCGTGTTCAGCCTTGAGGCCAGGCCTGATTCGTTCAGTGCTTCGCGGACCCCGAGCAACGACTCGACGGCGCAGATTACCGGTACCACGATCGACAAGGTGGACGCGGGCGCTGCCGATGCGTACCGCGACAGCTTTCCGAGCAACGGCGCGGTGATCAAGTTCACCAGCGAGACCGAGTACGAGGTCTACGCCCAGCCACTGACGGCCAGCAGCAAGTCGATTGCCGCTGGCAGCATGAACGGTGATTCACTCAGCGCCATGGGCGTTACCTTCAGCTTCTCCGGGGCGCGGGCGGCGGGCGACCAGTTCGTGGTCAATCGCAACAATCATCAGAGCCAGAGTGCGCTGGATACCTTGAGCCAGTTGCGTCAGGCGCTGGTCATTCCCATCGACAAGGACCCGCAGGCCCAGCAAGCCCAAAGGGATGCGATCAACTCGGCGATCGGTAACCTGAAAAACGCCAGCGCAGGCGTCGACAGCGCACGGGGGTCGATCGGTGCGCGCTTGAACGCGGTGGACATTCAGAACGAAGAAAACATCAGCATGGGCCTGGCCAATAACTCCACCACGGCAGCCATTGGCAATACCGACCTGGCCGGTGCATCCATTGATCTGGCTTTCCAGAAAGCCATGCTCGAAGCCTCGCAGTTGGCTTTCGTGAAAATCTCCCAACTGAGCCTGTTCAACCAGTTGTAA
- the flgK gene encoding flagellar hook-associated protein FlgK: MASLINIGMSGLNASQGALATVGNNIANANTSGYSRQQIVQGSAASQQAGGVFIGTGTTLADVRRVYNAYLDAQLQTTTSLNGDAQAYLDQIGSIDKLLSDKSTGVSAALGSFFASLQTAAGAPGDISARQLLLTHAQTLSNRFNSISTQLNQQNEGINSQLDTLTSMVNQHTATIASLNQQIAHATTAGNTPNNLLDARNEAVRTLNELVGVTVQEHDNVFDISLGTGQSLVLGGTASTLSAVPGKVDKSQYSIQVNYAQSSMDVSSVISGGKIGGLLRYRDEVLAPAMNDLGRTAIVVADAINQQLGQGLDANGEFGSSLFNSINSEQAISQRSLAATGNSKGSGNLNVSITDSGKLTTYDYQVTFSSDKDYTVKRSDGTTLGPFDLTRKPAAVIDGFSLDLKGGPVASGDTFKVSPTRNGASTIGVQMTDASKLAFAGPLVAGKGGSNTGTGAISGLNLSSALDIYSGSNLGQAQVEAAMPVRVVFDGANADGTHGYRVLNEKGENISSGTYVPGQDNEIKVKVPVTNADGTTTDVAFGATISGSPAKGDSFDIKFNKDGKADNSNANQLLELQTKKTVGVSDGGGGSSLAASYSQLVSKVGGKASQAAVDGTANSAALAYAKEVRGSVSQVNLDEEASNLVKFQQYYTASSQIIKAAQETFSTLINSL; the protein is encoded by the coding sequence ATGGCGAGTTTGATCAACATCGGGATGTCGGGGCTGAACGCCAGTCAAGGCGCATTGGCGACTGTCGGCAATAACATCGCCAACGCCAATACCTCGGGCTATTCACGTCAGCAAATCGTGCAGGGCAGTGCCGCCTCGCAACAGGCGGGCGGCGTGTTCATTGGCACCGGCACCACGCTGGCTGACGTGCGCCGGGTCTATAACGCTTACCTCGACGCCCAGTTGCAAACCACTACTTCGCTCAATGGTGACGCCCAGGCCTATCTCGACCAGATTGGCTCCATCGACAAGTTGCTGTCGGATAAAAGCACCGGTGTCTCGGCCGCGCTCGGCAGCTTCTTCGCCTCATTGCAAACCGCTGCCGGGGCGCCCGGTGACATATCGGCCCGCCAGTTGCTGCTCACCCATGCGCAAACCCTGAGCAACCGCTTCAATTCGATCTCGACCCAGCTCAACCAGCAAAACGAAGGCATCAACAGCCAGCTGGACACCCTGACCTCAATGGTTAATCAGCACACGGCCACCATTGCCTCGCTGAACCAGCAGATTGCCCATGCGACCACCGCCGGCAATACACCGAACAACTTGCTGGATGCGCGCAACGAAGCGGTACGCACGCTCAATGAACTGGTGGGGGTCACCGTCCAGGAACATGACAACGTGTTCGATATCTCGCTGGGCACTGGCCAGTCGCTGGTGCTGGGCGGTACCGCCAGCACGCTGTCGGCGGTGCCGGGCAAGGTCGACAAAAGCCAATACAGCATTCAGGTCAACTACGCGCAGTCCAGCATGGACGTGAGCTCGGTGATCAGCGGCGGCAAGATTGGCGGCTTGCTGCGTTACCGCGATGAGGTGCTGGCGCCGGCGATGAATGATCTGGGGCGCACTGCGATTGTGGTTGCTGATGCGATCAACCAGCAGTTGGGCCAGGGCCTGGACGCCAATGGCGAGTTCGGCTCGTCGCTGTTTAACAGCATCAACAGCGAACAGGCCATCAGCCAGCGCAGTTTGGCAGCCACGGGCAACAGCAAGGGCTCGGGCAACCTGAACGTGAGCATTACCGACAGCGGCAAACTCACGACTTATGATTATCAGGTGACGTTCAGCAGCGACAAGGACTACACAGTCAAGCGCTCTGATGGCACCACGCTGGGTCCGTTCGATCTCACCCGCAAACCGGCCGCCGTCATCGACGGGTTCAGTCTCGATCTCAAGGGTGGCCCGGTTGCGTCGGGCGATACGTTCAAGGTCAGCCCCACCCGCAACGGCGCGAGCACTATTGGCGTGCAGATGACCGATGCCAGCAAACTGGCATTTGCTGGTCCTCTGGTGGCAGGTAAGGGCGGCTCCAACACGGGCACCGGCGCCATCAGCGGCCTGAACCTGTCATCGGCACTGGATATTTACAGTGGCAGCAATCTGGGGCAGGCGCAGGTCGAGGCCGCGATGCCGGTGCGTGTGGTCTTTGATGGCGCTAACGCAGATGGCACCCATGGCTACCGGGTGCTGAACGAAAAAGGCGAAAACATCAGCAGCGGTACCTATGTGCCGGGCCAGGACAACGAAATCAAGGTCAAGGTGCCTGTCACTAACGCGGACGGCACCACCACGGATGTCGCTTTCGGGGCCACGATCAGCGGTTCGCCCGCCAAAGGCGATAGTTTCGACATCAAGTTCAACAAGGACGGCAAGGCGGACAACAGCAATGCCAACCAATTGCTGGAGCTGCAAACGAAGAAAACCGTTGGTGTGAGTGACGGGGGAGGCGGCTCCAGCCTGGCCGCCTCGTACAGTCAACTGGTCTCCAAAGTCGGTGGCAAGGCCAGTCAGGCTGCGGTCGACGGCACGGCCAACAGCGCGGCACTGGCGTACGCCAAGGAAGTGCGCGGCTCGGTATCCCAGGTCAACCTGGACGAAGAAGCATCCAACCTGGTCAAGTTCCAGCAGTACTACACGGCATCGTCGCAAATTATCAAAGCGGCGCAAGAAACCTTCAGCACGCTGATCAACAGCCTTTAA
- the flgJ gene encoding flagellar assembly peptidoglycan hydrolase FlgJ — MDMRKSGVVSGSDSGAFSDLNRLNNLKVGDRESDGNMRKVAQEFESLFLNEMLKSMRSANEVLGKDNPLNTPAAKQYQEMYDQQLSVTLSRQGGGIGLADVLMRQMAKHKPTAPQDAVPNTGLVTQPATAAPAVSPSDSPFVRSNGQRPLWASRVAVAPGEGGHANDRALLNQRRLSLPNKLTDRLLAGIVPSADPAIATLNAGAVPGRTSPGMEAVLKGGGQPMLSAAGASGRMQVYGRAVAQPPLAPARQAFNSPDTFVASMLPMAQQAAARIGVDPLYLVAQAALETGWGKSVMRQQDGSSSHNLFGIKATGSWQGAQARAITSEFKGGQMVKETANFRSYDSYQDSFHDLVTLLQSNNRYKEVLNSADKPEQFIRELQKAGYATDPEYASKISQIAKQMKTYQSYASTGSLTNL, encoded by the coding sequence ATGGATATGCGTAAGAGCGGTGTGGTCAGCGGCAGCGATTCGGGTGCGTTCAGCGACCTGAACCGGCTGAACAATCTGAAGGTCGGTGATCGCGAAAGCGACGGCAACATGCGCAAGGTGGCGCAGGAGTTCGAGTCGCTGTTCCTGAACGAAATGCTCAAGTCCATGCGCTCGGCGAACGAAGTGCTGGGCAAGGACAATCCGCTCAACACGCCGGCCGCCAAGCAGTATCAGGAAATGTACGATCAGCAGCTGTCGGTGACCTTGTCCCGTCAGGGTGGTGGCATAGGCCTGGCGGATGTACTGATGCGCCAGATGGCCAAGCACAAACCGACAGCCCCGCAAGACGCCGTGCCCAACACCGGACTGGTCACGCAACCCGCAACAGCGGCACCTGCCGTCAGCCCGAGCGACAGCCCGTTTGTGCGCTCCAATGGTCAGCGACCGTTGTGGGCCTCCCGGGTCGCGGTCGCGCCGGGCGAGGGAGGACATGCCAATGACCGAGCATTGCTCAACCAGCGGCGCCTGTCGTTGCCCAACAAGCTGACCGACCGGTTGCTGGCCGGGATCGTGCCGTCGGCCGACCCGGCGATCGCCACCCTCAATGCCGGCGCTGTGCCGGGCCGTACTTCGCCCGGGATGGAGGCGGTGCTCAAGGGCGGCGGCCAGCCGATGCTCAGCGCAGCCGGCGCTTCAGGGCGGATGCAGGTGTATGGCCGCGCCGTGGCGCAGCCGCCCTTGGCTCCGGCCAGGCAAGCCTTCAACTCACCGGATACATTTGTCGCCAGCATGCTGCCGATGGCGCAACAGGCCGCCGCCCGCATTGGCGTCGACCCGCTGTACCTGGTGGCCCAGGCTGCACTGGAAACCGGCTGGGGCAAGTCAGTCATGCGCCAACAAGACGGCAGCAGCAGTCACAACCTGTTTGGCATCAAGGCTACCGGCAGTTGGCAGGGCGCACAGGCGCGGGCCATCACCAGTGAGTTCAAGGGCGGGCAGATGGTCAAGGAGACGGCGAACTTCCGTTCCTACGATTCCTACCAAGACAGCTTCCATGATCTGGTCACGCTGTTGCAGAGCAACAATCGTTATAAAGAAGTGTTGAATTCGGCCGATAAGCCGGAGCAGTTCATACGCGAATTGCAGAAGGCCGGTTATGCAACCGACCCTGAATACGCCAGCAAGATTTCGCAGATTGCCAAGCAAATGAAGACCTACCAGAGCTACGCCTCGACGGGTTCTCTCACGAATTTATAA
- a CDS encoding flagellar basal body P-ring protein FlgI: MFNLKHLLAAVVLLSTTLGAHAERLKDIASISGVRSNQLIGYGLVVGLNGTGDQTTQTPFTLQTFNNMLSQFGIKVPPGSGNVQLKNVAAVSISADLPAFAKPGQVVDITVSSIGNSKSLRGGTLLLTPLKGIDGNVYAIAQGNLVVGGFDAEGRDGSKITVNVPSAGRIPGGASVERAVPSGFNQGNSLTLNLNRSDFTTAKRVVDKINDLLGPGVAQAIDGGSVRVTAPLDPSQRVDYLSILENLEVDPGQAVAKVIINSRTGTIVIGQNVKVSPAAVTHGSLTVTITEDPIVSQPGPLSNGETAVVPRSRVNAQQEAKPMFKFGPGTTLDEIVRAVNQVGAAPGDLMAILEALKQAGALQADLIVI, translated from the coding sequence ATGTTCAACCTCAAGCATCTGCTGGCAGCCGTAGTGCTGCTGTCGACCACCCTGGGCGCCCACGCCGAGCGGTTGAAAGACATCGCCAGCATTTCGGGCGTCCGCTCCAACCAATTGATTGGTTATGGCTTGGTGGTCGGGCTTAACGGCACGGGCGACCAGACCACGCAAACCCCGTTCACCTTGCAGACATTCAATAACATGCTGTCGCAGTTCGGGATCAAGGTGCCGCCGGGCTCGGGCAACGTGCAATTGAAGAACGTCGCCGCGGTCTCGATCAGTGCCGACTTGCCGGCCTTTGCCAAGCCGGGGCAGGTGGTTGATATCACCGTGTCCTCCATCGGCAACTCCAAAAGCCTGCGCGGCGGCACCCTGTTGCTGACCCCGCTCAAAGGCATTGATGGCAACGTCTATGCCATTGCCCAGGGCAACCTGGTGGTGGGCGGTTTTGACGCCGAAGGTCGGGACGGCTCGAAAATTACTGTCAACGTACCGTCGGCCGGGCGGATTCCGGGCGGTGCTTCGGTTGAGCGCGCGGTACCCAGTGGTTTCAACCAGGGCAACAGCTTGACCCTGAACCTCAACCGTTCGGACTTCACCACCGCCAAGCGGGTGGTGGACAAGATCAACGATTTGCTCGGCCCGGGCGTGGCCCAGGCCATTGATGGCGGCTCGGTCCGGGTCACGGCGCCGTTGGACCCAAGCCAGCGCGTCGATTACCTGTCGATCCTGGAAAACCTGGAGGTCGATCCGGGGCAGGCGGTGGCCAAGGTCATTATCAATTCGCGCACCGGCACTATCGTGATCGGGCAAAACGTCAAGGTTTCCCCGGCGGCCGTGACCCACGGCAGCCTGACCGTGACCATCACCGAAGACCCGATTGTCAGTCAGCCGGGCCCGCTGTCCAACGGCGAGACCGCCGTGGTCCCGCGTTCGCGGGTCAATGCCCAACAGGAAGCCAAGCCCATGTTCAAGTTCGGCCCGGGCACCACCCTCGACGAAATCGTTCGTGCGGTGAATCAGGTTGGCGCGGCGCCGGGGGACCTGATGGCGATTCTGGAAGCGCTCAAGCAGGCCGGCGCCCTGCAAGCCGACCTGATCGTGATCTGA
- the flgH gene encoding flagellar basal body L-ring protein FlgH, with protein sequence MKRLFSVLALGGITFLAGCVNPPPRPNDPYYAPVLPRTPLPAAANNGSIYQAGFEQNLYSDRKAFRIGDIITITLNEKTQASKNANSQIGKNSNTSLGLTSLFGAGLSTNNPLGGGDLSLDAGYSGSRASKGDSKAGQGNSLTGSITVTVADVLPNGIIAVRGEKWMTLNTGDELVRIAGLVRADDISTDNTVSSTRVADARITYSGTGSFADASQPGWFDRFFLSPLFPF encoded by the coding sequence ATGAAGCGCTTGTTTTCTGTTCTGGCACTGGGCGGCATTACGTTCCTGGCGGGCTGTGTCAACCCGCCACCACGCCCGAACGATCCGTATTACGCCCCGGTTCTGCCGCGTACGCCGCTGCCGGCTGCGGCCAACAACGGTTCGATTTACCAGGCCGGCTTTGAGCAGAACCTGTACAGCGACCGCAAGGCCTTTCGCATTGGGGACATCATCACCATTACCCTGAACGAGAAGACCCAGGCGAGTAAAAACGCCAACTCGCAGATCGGTAAAAACAGCAACACCAGCCTTGGTTTGACGTCGTTGTTCGGTGCCGGTCTGAGCACCAATAATCCGCTGGGCGGTGGTGATTTGAGCCTGGATGCTGGTTACAGCGGCAGCCGGGCAAGCAAGGGCGACAGTAAGGCGGGCCAGGGCAACAGCCTCACGGGGTCGATCACCGTGACGGTGGCCGATGTGTTGCCCAACGGGATCATCGCGGTGCGTGGCGAGAAGTGGATGACCCTGAACACCGGTGATGAGCTGGTGCGTATTGCCGGGTTGGTCCGGGCCGATGACATCTCCACTGACAACACCGTGTCTTCGACCCGCGTGGCCGATGCGCGGATCACCTATTCGGGCACCGGTTCGTTTGCCGATGCGAGTCAGCCGGGCTGGTTTGATCGGTTCTTCCTCAGCCCCCTCTTTCCTTTCTAG
- the flgG gene encoding flagellar basal-body rod protein FlgG, whose product MLPALWVAKTGLAAQDTNLTTISNNLANVSTTGFKRDRAEFQDLLYQIKRQPGAQSTQDSELPSGLQVGTGVRIVGTQKNFAAGSLQTTEQPLDLAINGRGFFQIMQPDGTTAYSRDGTFHLDSNGQIVTASGFALEPAIVVPADAQTFTVGQDGTVSVTIAGNPAAQVIGNLQTADFINPAGLQSQGGNLFLETASSGAPQIGTPGLNGFGLTMQSMLETSNVSTVEEMVNMITTQRAYEMNSKVISTADQMLSFVTQNL is encoded by the coding sequence ATGCTTCCGGCACTGTGGGTTGCAAAAACGGGCTTGGCTGCACAAGACACCAACCTGACTACTATTTCCAACAACCTGGCCAACGTCTCGACCACCGGCTTCAAACGTGATCGCGCCGAGTTCCAGGACTTGCTGTACCAGATCAAGCGCCAGCCTGGTGCCCAGTCGACCCAGGACAGTGAATTGCCGTCGGGCCTGCAAGTGGGAACCGGGGTACGGATCGTCGGCACGCAAAAGAACTTTGCCGCCGGCAGCCTGCAAACCACCGAGCAGCCGTTGGACCTGGCGATCAATGGCCGTGGTTTCTTCCAGATCATGCAGCCCGACGGGACCACGGCCTACAGCCGCGACGGCACCTTTCACCTCGACTCCAACGGTCAGATCGTCACCGCCAGCGGCTTTGCCCTTGAGCCGGCGATCGTGGTGCCGGCCGATGCCCAGACCTTCACTGTCGGTCAGGACGGCACGGTGTCGGTCACCATTGCCGGCAACCCGGCGGCACAAGTCATCGGCAACCTGCAGACCGCCGACTTCATCAACCCGGCCGGTTTGCAGTCCCAGGGCGGCAACCTGTTCCTTGAAACCGCGTCCAGCGGCGCACCGCAAATCGGTACGCCCGGCTTGAACGGTTTCGGCCTGACCATGCAAAGCATGCTGGAGACGTCGAACGTCAGCACCGTGGAGGAGATGGTCAACATGATCACTACCCAACGTGCCTACGAGATGAACTCCAAAGTGATCTCCACCGCGGACCAAATGTTGTCGTTCGTTACGCAAAATCTGTAA